In Aequorivita sp. H23M31, a single window of DNA contains:
- a CDS encoding LytR/AlgR family response regulator transcription factor, translating into MDYNYIIVEDNPSCIENLRIALKSYNGFSEVGTASTLSQGISLALTAKPHLIFLDVQLGDEIGFDLIKEIRKNATDFPFFIMTTDFDKYGKEATNNDALYFLDKPIDPDELSKALYKFENRVLELQDHITIKNSKGHFFIDLSTIQYIKSSNNYCIIYRMDENPMIVSRTLKNLEVSLPSTFLRIHKSYIVNRNLVQMINTRTKIVRLNFKDKRTNNELELPIGNSYLDNARRILLDY; encoded by the coding sequence ATGGATTACAATTACATTATTGTCGAGGACAACCCAAGTTGCATAGAAAACTTACGGATAGCACTGAAGTCTTACAATGGTTTTTCAGAAGTGGGAACTGCATCTACGCTGTCGCAAGGAATTTCGTTGGCTCTTACTGCAAAACCTCATCTTATATTTCTTGATGTACAGTTGGGTGATGAAATTGGTTTTGATCTTATCAAAGAAATACGGAAAAATGCCACTGATTTTCCATTTTTCATCATGACAACCGATTTTGATAAATACGGCAAGGAAGCTACCAATAATGATGCTCTATATTTTCTGGACAAACCCATCGATCCCGATGAGCTTTCCAAGGCCTTGTATAAGTTTGAAAACAGGGTTCTTGAACTCCAAGACCATATTACCATCAAAAACTCGAAGGGTCACTTTTTCATCGACCTGAGCACAATCCAGTATATTAAATCAAGCAACAATTATTGTATTATTTATAGAATGGATGAAAATCCAATGATTGTTTCCCGCACACTCAAAAATTTGGAAGTCTCTTTACCTTCTACCTTTTTACGGATTCACAAATCTTATATTGTCAATCGAAATCTTGTGCAAATGATCAATACAAGGACGAAGATCGTAAGACTAAATTTTAAGGATAAGAGAACGAATAACGAGTTGGAGTTACCAATTGGTAATAGTTATCTCGATAATGCACGGCGTATTTTATTGGATTATTGA
- a CDS encoding triple tyrosine motif-containing protein — MNRICCLLFLFLQLSSLGAQPDTYSLESSVNFQKFGKKDGLPSSKTKSVFEDSKGYIWIGTYAGISRFDGHSFYSFKDQDNRARHQIEQIIEIGDYRILTRDSRGSIDIIYKNRVIEKIENDIARYAVSGVHNFHNKYFIIIKHPRNSHTTILDFYDAKTFKKVKSQFFPFYASVEKTKENNILLLVETEEKKKNLELYKVDGNNDFHLVEKQDLPPLAEPFSRSYYISEDRQYQYDYQINDYKIDKNQRAVEYSKNDLADFNLDKTFKSEGYFKKAKNNHLHFINTSNQVYDFGDLAKLCGNIFIDRQQRFWVCSESALYLFPSVDIQTMSLNLTENGNDEIWSMTRKDDDYYFSSYDFGLFKTEKDFKRTKKVKTENLFKNSNVAVFGSTKTPKNGVFIPHMSSILYIDEKNESHVVDLGYNKDVFSSAIHPITKDLYFSSYIGIYRLDEEKKKAEELLKLPYSGINSVLDIDFDKDGNLIAMGSSGMLIQENNEWRALILEKTKGYSLCLDSYGSNWIGSKNGLFEMKTDKSLKEVDFGFPLPWISDLKVYKKKWLLIGTVDELIIFNLDRYHQKDEIEFYRYELVQYFANDEGGQNNFFEDEDGAVWWPMNGKLVKFYPEKLIQDQALPCPSIFGILLNIENKPQQLSPSNEEEVIEIDKAHRELIFQFATPLVMNRDIVKYKTRLVGLNDKWEIIDNSNDITYRNLSPGNYQFEIQASIDGKNWTKSALSNPVTIGAYFYETLWFKVLIGVLILFIFFNFIKNYFQKKQIGLETQNRLLSLQQDLNKMELSNLNKQLDPHEIKNLLASISPEIQENAPNAYRKMLKLLNITKASLNNSSMTESIKNQVQQVEDYLSLKKNTLSVPFEYFIENKIEDQSASIPRLMLKNLAENAVKHGIKNNINGGNINIILTEENQFISLIVDDTGKGRNPDTLSDSGIGTSTYQNLFEILNKKNPDSATFEIIDKTKGTKVEVRIPKNYKYE; from the coding sequence ATGAATAGAATTTGCTGTCTCCTCTTTTTATTTTTACAACTATCAAGCCTAGGGGCTCAACCAGATACGTATTCTCTTGAGAGTTCTGTAAACTTTCAAAAATTTGGCAAGAAAGATGGCTTGCCAAGTAGTAAAACAAAATCGGTTTTCGAAGATTCCAAGGGCTATATCTGGATTGGAACCTATGCGGGAATTTCAAGATTTGACGGACATTCATTCTATAGTTTTAAGGATCAAGACAATCGGGCACGCCATCAAATTGAACAAATAATTGAAATTGGGGATTATCGTATTCTAACAAGGGATTCTAGAGGCAGTATTGATATCATATATAAGAATAGAGTCATTGAAAAAATAGAAAATGATATAGCTAGATACGCTGTTTCAGGTGTCCATAACTTCCATAACAAATATTTCATCATTATAAAGCATCCTCGAAATAGCCATACTACTATTTTAGATTTCTACGATGCGAAAACTTTCAAAAAGGTAAAATCACAGTTCTTCCCATTTTATGCATCTGTGGAGAAAACCAAAGAAAATAATATTTTATTGCTTGTAGAAACCGAAGAGAAAAAGAAGAATTTAGAACTCTATAAGGTTGATGGCAACAATGACTTTCATCTAGTTGAAAAACAAGATTTACCCCCATTAGCGGAGCCCTTTAGTCGGAGTTATTACATATCGGAAGATCGACAGTATCAGTACGATTATCAAATAAACGATTATAAAATCGACAAAAACCAAAGAGCGGTAGAATATTCAAAAAATGATTTGGCCGATTTTAATTTGGACAAAACCTTTAAAAGCGAAGGCTACTTTAAAAAAGCTAAAAACAATCATCTACATTTTATCAATACTTCAAATCAAGTTTATGATTTTGGAGATTTGGCCAAGTTGTGTGGAAACATATTTATTGACCGTCAACAACGTTTTTGGGTCTGTTCCGAAAGTGCTCTCTATCTTTTTCCCAGCGTTGATATCCAAACTATGAGTTTAAATCTCACCGAAAATGGGAATGATGAAATATGGTCTATGACGAGAAAAGATGATGACTATTATTTTTCAAGTTATGACTTTGGACTGTTCAAAACGGAAAAGGATTTTAAAAGAACGAAGAAGGTAAAAACTGAAAATTTATTTAAAAACAGTAATGTCGCAGTTTTTGGTTCAACAAAAACCCCAAAAAACGGAGTGTTTATTCCGCATATGAGTTCAATTTTATATATCGATGAGAAGAATGAAAGCCATGTGGTTGATTTAGGATATAATAAGGATGTTTTTTCTTCTGCGATCCATCCCATTACCAAAGATCTGTATTTTTCCAGCTATATAGGAATATATCGTTTGGATGAAGAAAAAAAGAAGGCAGAGGAACTTCTAAAACTTCCCTATTCCGGAATAAATAGTGTGCTGGATATCGATTTTGATAAAGATGGCAATTTAATCGCAATGGGAAGCAGCGGAATGTTGATACAGGAAAATAATGAATGGCGTGCACTAATTTTAGAAAAAACCAAAGGTTATAGTCTCTGTTTAGACTCGTATGGAAGCAATTGGATAGGAAGTAAAAATGGACTTTTTGAAATGAAGACGGATAAATCCCTGAAAGAAGTCGATTTTGGCTTTCCCCTTCCTTGGATTTCAGATTTAAAGGTATATAAAAAAAAGTGGCTTCTTATCGGCACAGTCGATGAGCTGATTATATTCAATTTGGATCGCTACCATCAAAAGGACGAAATCGAATTTTATCGGTATGAATTGGTGCAATATTTTGCCAATGATGAAGGTGGACAAAATAACTTTTTTGAAGACGAGGATGGCGCCGTATGGTGGCCAATGAATGGAAAACTGGTCAAATTTTATCCCGAAAAGTTAATTCAGGACCAAGCCCTGCCCTGCCCTTCTATTTTTGGGATATTATTAAATATCGAAAACAAACCTCAACAACTCTCTCCCAGTAATGAAGAAGAGGTAATTGAAATTGACAAAGCACATCGGGAGCTCATTTTCCAGTTTGCAACGCCCTTAGTAATGAACCGCGATATTGTGAAATATAAAACAAGGTTGGTCGGGTTAAATGATAAGTGGGAGATTATTGACAATTCTAATGACATTACCTACAGAAACCTCTCGCCTGGAAATTATCAATTTGAAATCCAAGCCAGTATTGATGGCAAAAACTGGACAAAATCCGCACTTAGCAATCCTGTTACCATCGGAGCCTATTTTTATGAAACCCTTTGGTTCAAGGTGTTGATAGGAGTTTTAATCCTTTTTATCTTTTTCAATTTCATTAAAAATTATTTTCAGAAAAAACAGATCGGGTTAGAGACACAAAACAGATTGCTCTCCTTGCAACAGGACCTGAACAAAATGGAACTTTCCAACTTAAATAAACAACTCGATCCGCATGAAATAAAAAATTTATTGGCAAGTATTTCTCCCGAGATCCAGGAAAATGCTCCAAATGCGTACCGAAAAATGTTGAAGCTCCTAAACATAACCAAAGCGAGTTTGAACAACAGTTCTATGACAGAGAGCATAAAAAATCAAGTGCAACAAGTTGAAGATTACTTAAGTTTAAAAAAGAATACCTTATCTGTTCCTTTTGAATATTTCATAGAAAATAAAATTGAAGATCAAAGCGCTTCCATTCCAAGATTGATGCTAAAAAATCTAGCAGAAAACGCTGTCAAACACGGTATCAAGAACAATATAAACGGTGGAAATATAAACATAATCCTAACCGAAGAAAATCAGTTTATCTCTCTGATTGTCGATGACACCGGAAAAGGAAGAAATCCGGACACTCTCTCCGATAGTGGGATTGGAACCTCAACCTATCAAAATCTTTTTGAGATTCTAAATAAAAAAAATCCTGACTCCGCTACTTTCGAAATTATCGATAAAACAAAGGGGACGAAAGTGGAAGTAAGAATACCGAAGAATTATAAATACGAATGA
- a CDS encoding NAD(P)H-dependent oxidoreductase, whose product MASNTIKKLQWRYATKRFDATKKLSEGKLDILKQTFNLTATSFGLQPLKMVVVSNPSIKEKLMSFTFNQPQVRDASHVLVLCIEKEIDANFIVDHFKRVEDTRNTSREILEPYEKDLVSSFSEKHALEIRQWMVNQLYLTLGALLTVCAIENIDSCPMEGFEPENYDKLLGLAEKGLKSVIVLPVGYRDETDFFSNLKKVRRGVEELVIKFD is encoded by the coding sequence ATGGCCTCCAATACAATAAAAAAATTACAGTGGCGCTACGCCACAAAACGATTTGACGCTACCAAAAAACTTTCGGAAGGGAAACTCGATATTTTAAAACAGACGTTTAACCTCACCGCAACCTCATTTGGTTTGCAGCCCCTAAAAATGGTGGTGGTCTCCAATCCATCCATAAAGGAAAAGTTGATGTCATTCACTTTTAACCAACCGCAGGTTCGAGATGCTTCCCACGTTTTGGTTTTATGTATTGAAAAGGAAATTGACGCCAATTTTATTGTCGACCATTTTAAGAGGGTGGAGGATACCAGAAATACCTCCCGAGAGATTTTGGAGCCTTATGAAAAGGATCTTGTAAGTTCCTTTTCAGAAAAACATGCGCTCGAAATCCGCCAATGGATGGTGAACCAGTTATACTTGACCCTCGGAGCTTTACTGACGGTTTGCGCTATTGAAAATATCGATTCCTGCCCCATGGAAGGTTTCGAACCCGAAAATTACGACAAACTGCTTGGGCTCGCTGAGAAGGGATTGAAATCGGTTATAGTTTTACCTGTTGGATATCGGGATGAAACGGATTTTTTCAGCAACCTTAAAAAAGTCCGTCGAGGGGTGGAAGAGCTTGTCATAAAATTTGATTAG